GCTTTCGGCCCCACTGGTTTCCGAGGCGGACGAAAAGCTGTCCATCGTGGCCGCCGCGCTCGCGGACGCCGCCGCCAACCGTCAAGCGGCCCGGGTGGGTCGCGGCCTGCCCAGCGGCTGGCGCAATCTGCCGTCGCAGGCGCAGTCCAAGTCCTACGAGTCCCGTCTGACCGGCAAGCACGAGGTGCGCTACCGCATCACCCGCGCGGGCCTCGAGGTCGAAGGCTTCGAAGGTCTCGAATTGCTCGAAGCCACACCGGAACTGGTGATTCTCCAGGTCGCCGGCGAGCGCGGCCCGGTGCGCCGGCGCTTCGAGATCGCCCGCTACGGCGATCTGGTCGCGGTGGACTCCCCGCTGGGCCCGGTGGCGGTGCGCCGCCTGCCGCGCTTCGAGGATCCGGCCGATCAGGTCGCGGAGGGCTCGTTGCTGGCCCCGATGCCGGGCGCGGTCATCCGCGTGGGCGCGGCGGTCGGCGACCGGCTCGAGAAGGGCCAGCCGATCCTGTGGCTGGAGGCGATGAAGATGGAGCACACCATTGCCGCCCCGGCCGCGGGCGTCCTCACCGAATTGAACGTTTCCGCCGGCCAGCAGGTCGAAGTCGGCGCGGTACTCGCCGTCGTGCACAGCGAAGAGCAGGAGTAGTCCATGAGTTTCATCGAGACCGACGAGCAGAAGCAACTGCGCGCCGCGGTGGCCAAACTGGCCGCCAAATACAACTTCCGCGACTACGCCGGTCCCAAGGCGCGCCGCAACGAGCCCTTCGACGAACTGTGGGACGAGGCGGGCAAGCTCGGCTTCCTGGGTGTGAACCTGCCCGAGGAGTACGGCGGCGGTGGCGCGGGTATCTACGAACTCGCCCTGGTCCAGGAGGAATTGGCGGCGCAGGGTTGCGGGCTGCTGCTCATGGTGGTGTCGCCGGCCATCTGCGGCACCATCATCACCAAGTACGGCACCGACGCGCAGAAGCAGCACTGGCTGACCAAGCTGGCCGACGGGTCGTCGAAGATGGTCTTCGGCATCACCGAGCCGGATGCCGGCTCCAACTCGCACAAGATCACCACCACCGCGCGGCGCGACGGCGACGACTGGATCCTCAACGGCCGCAAGATCTACATCTCCGGCGTGGACCAGGCCGAGGCCGTGCTCATCGTGGCGCGCAGCGAGAACGCCAAGACCGGCAATCTGCAGCCCGCGCTGTTCATCGTGCCCACCGACGCGCCCGGCTTCGTGAAGACGAAGCAGGAGATGGACATCATCGAACCGGACAACCAGTTCACGCTGTTCCTCGACGACGTGCGGCTGCCGTCCTCCGCGCTGGTCGGCCAGGAGGACGCGGCCATCGCGCAGCTGTTCGCGGGCCTGAACCCGGAACGCATCATGGGCGCGGCCATGGCGGTCGGCATGGGCCGCTACGCCATCGACGCGGCGGTGAAGTACGCCAAGGAGCGCGCGGTGTGGAAGGGCGCGCCGATCGGTTCGCACCAAGGCATTTCGCATCCGCTGGCCCAGGTGAAGATCGAACTGGAGCTGGCCAAGCTGATGATGCAGAAGGCCGCGTTCCTCTACGACTCCGGCGACGACTTCGGGGCCGCCGAGGCCGCGAACATGGCGAAATACGCTGCGGCGGAGGCCAGTATCAAGGCGCTCGATCAGGCCATCCAGACGCACGGCGGCTCCGGTCTCACCTCCGACGTGGGTCTCGCGGGCATGCTGGGAGCCGCGCGCATCGGGCGCGTGGCCCCGGTCTCGCGCGAAATGGTCCTCAACTTCGTGTCGCAGCATTCGCTGGGTCTGCCGAGGTCCTACTGATGGCCGACGCGCACGACGGGCCGTTCGTCCGCTACCAGGTGGCGGACGGATTCGCCACGCTCACACTGGATTCCCCGCACAACCGCAACGCCTTGTCCGCGCGGCTGGTGACCGAACTGCTCGAGGGGCTGGGCAAGGCGAGCGCCGACGACGCCGTGCGCGGCGTCATCCTCACCCACACCGGCAACACCTTCTGCGCGGGCGCGGACCTCAAGGAGGCGGTGGACGCCGACCCTGCGGCCGCCGCCGATCTGCGCACCCGGTGGATGATCTCGGTACTGCGCGACATCCTCGCCATGCCGAAACCCGTT
This sequence is a window from Nocardia yunnanensis. Protein-coding genes within it:
- a CDS encoding acyl-CoA dehydrogenase family protein, whose protein sequence is MSFIETDEQKQLRAAVAKLAAKYNFRDYAGPKARRNEPFDELWDEAGKLGFLGVNLPEEYGGGGAGIYELALVQEELAAQGCGLLLMVVSPAICGTIITKYGTDAQKQHWLTKLADGSSKMVFGITEPDAGSNSHKITTTARRDGDDWILNGRKIYISGVDQAEAVLIVARSENAKTGNLQPALFIVPTDAPGFVKTKQEMDIIEPDNQFTLFLDDVRLPSSALVGQEDAAIAQLFAGLNPERIMGAAMAVGMGRYAIDAAVKYAKERAVWKGAPIGSHQGISHPLAQVKIELELAKLMMQKAAFLYDSGDDFGAAEAANMAKYAAAEASIKALDQAIQTHGGSGLTSDVGLAGMLGAARIGRVAPVSREMVLNFVSQHSLGLPRSY